One region of Streptomyces sp. NBC_00442 genomic DNA includes:
- a CDS encoding LacI family DNA-binding transcriptional regulator, translating to MTEQYFGTRPTLEAVAALAGVSRATASRVVNGGSGVRPPLVDKVRQAVEELGYIPNPAARSLVTRRTGAVAVIVAEPETRFFSDPFFSQQIRGIGKELTAHDTQLVLLLVEGADDYGRVSRYLAGGHVDGALAFSLHEDDPLPGITRGAGVLTVFGGRPGFPTRVPYVDADNRGGAREAVRHLLSIGRKHIAHIAGPLDQTASTDRLAGYRDMLPEADPALVAEGAFTSGSGAAAMSQLLVRRPQLDAVFAANDLMASGALRVLRESGRRVPDDVALVGFDDMASVAEATDPPLTTVRQEIEEMGRLMARLLLRGLDQGGAEVAPPASVITPTTLVRRASA from the coding sequence TTGACCGAGCAGTACTTCGGTACGCGCCCCACGCTCGAAGCCGTCGCGGCGCTCGCGGGCGTCTCCCGTGCCACCGCATCGCGGGTCGTCAACGGTGGTTCGGGGGTGCGCCCACCCCTGGTCGACAAGGTGCGCCAAGCCGTTGAGGAGCTGGGCTACATCCCGAATCCGGCGGCCCGCTCCCTGGTCACCCGGCGTACCGGCGCGGTGGCCGTGATCGTCGCCGAGCCGGAGACGCGGTTCTTCTCCGATCCCTTCTTCTCCCAGCAGATCCGCGGCATCGGCAAGGAACTCACCGCGCACGACACCCAGTTGGTGCTGCTGCTCGTCGAGGGCGCGGACGACTACGGAAGGGTGTCGCGCTATCTCGCGGGCGGCCATGTCGACGGGGCGCTCGCCTTCTCCCTGCACGAGGACGACCCGCTGCCCGGGATCACCCGCGGGGCCGGCGTCCTGACCGTCTTCGGCGGCCGTCCGGGCTTCCCCACCCGCGTGCCCTATGTGGACGCCGACAACCGGGGCGGTGCGCGGGAGGCCGTGCGCCACCTGCTCTCGATCGGCCGCAAGCACATCGCGCACATCGCGGGCCCGCTGGATCAGACCGCCTCGACGGACCGCCTCGCCGGATACCGCGACATGCTTCCGGAAGCGGATCCGGCCCTGGTGGCGGAAGGCGCGTTCACCTCCGGGAGCGGGGCGGCCGCGATGTCCCAACTCCTGGTGCGGCGGCCGCAGTTGGACGCCGTGTTCGCGGCCAACGACCTGATGGCCTCGGGCGCTCTGCGGGTTCTGCGCGAGAGCGGCAGACGCGTGCCGGACGATGTCGCGCTGGTCGGCTTCGACGACATGGCCTCGGTGGCCGAGGCGACCGATCCGCCGCTGACGACCGTACGTCAGGAGATCGAGGAGATGGGGCGGCTGATGGCACGGCTGCTGCTGCGCGGTCTCGACCAGGGCGGCGCCGAAGTGGCGCCACCCGCCTCGGTGATCACCCCGACGACGCTGGTCCGACGCGCCTCGGCCTGA
- a CDS encoding oxygenase MpaB family protein, with amino-acid sequence MSRRDPAPAPPPPGGVLWSLAGDVRMLLALPAALTMQVAHPAVGAGVDDHSVFRTDPWGRGERSLRSLQLWVYGGDQAVAEGRRLRELHKTIRGTDATGRRYHALTPAYYAWVHATGYPVYAHAQQYIGRPFTDAQHRKLYAEWLQVGRILGIGDQDMPGTIEEFRPYYRKVLADEIRSNVVVEELLATDLSVPAPDRGPLPLRLVLRALWPVLLPPFARFRRFVTIGFMPPDARETIGLEWTDEQERKLRRLGRVVRVVGPVLPERLRYLPLARRARAEFRRSSGGRERSR; translated from the coding sequence ATGAGCCGCCGAGACCCCGCGCCCGCGCCGCCGCCTCCCGGAGGTGTGCTGTGGAGCCTCGCCGGAGACGTCAGGATGCTTCTCGCCCTGCCCGCCGCGCTCACGATGCAGGTCGCGCACCCCGCGGTCGGGGCCGGCGTGGATGACCACTCGGTGTTCCGCACCGACCCGTGGGGGCGCGGAGAGCGCTCTCTGCGCTCGCTCCAGCTCTGGGTGTACGGGGGCGACCAGGCTGTCGCGGAAGGACGCCGGCTCCGGGAACTCCACAAGACGATCCGGGGCACCGACGCCACCGGGCGGCGCTACCACGCGTTGACCCCCGCCTACTACGCGTGGGTGCATGCCACCGGCTACCCCGTCTACGCCCACGCCCAGCAGTACATCGGCCGGCCCTTCACCGACGCCCAGCACCGCAAGCTGTATGCGGAGTGGCTCCAAGTGGGCCGGATCCTCGGCATCGGCGACCAGGACATGCCGGGGACCATCGAAGAGTTCCGGCCCTACTACCGCAAGGTCCTGGCCGACGAGATCCGTTCCAACGTCGTGGTGGAGGAACTCCTGGCCACGGACCTCTCCGTTCCGGCCCCCGACCGGGGGCCGCTGCCGCTCCGGCTCGTGCTGAGAGCGCTCTGGCCCGTGTTGCTGCCGCCCTTCGCGCGCTTCCGCCGGTTCGTCACGATCGGCTTCATGCCGCCGGACGCGCGGGAGACGATCGGCCTTGAATGGACGGACGAGCAGGAACGGAAGCTGCGCCGCCTGGGCCGGGTGGTCCGCGTGGTCGGGCCCGTACTGCCGGAGCGGCTGCGCTATCTGCCGCTCGCGCGCCGGGCGCGGGCGGAGTTCAGGCGCTCGTCGGGAGGCCGAGAGCGCTCTCGGTAG
- the sph gene encoding sphingomyelin phosphodiesterase, which produces MPHFSLRRVPGAALAAALAVVTAATAAPATATAATPPHLKVLTYNTFLMSQSLYPNWGQDHRAQAIPAAPFFQGNDVVVLQEAFDNTASDALKRNAAAQYPYQTPVVGRSKDGWDATGGSYSSTTPEDGGVTLLSKWPILHKEQFIYKDACGSDWWSNKGFVYAVLDVNGTKVHVVGTHTQSTDSGCGAGEAVKDRALQFKAIKSFLDAKNVPASEEVMVAGDFNVDSHGSEYVSMLANGGLVGADSRTGHAYSFDTAENSIARFRYPTDPSEDLDYVLHVAGHARPSDWNNNVVQESTTPWTVSSWGTDYTYSNLSDHYPLQAGRTA; this is translated from the coding sequence GTGCCGCACTTCTCGCTCCGCCGGGTTCCCGGGGCGGCCCTTGCCGCCGCGCTCGCCGTCGTCACCGCGGCCACCGCCGCGCCCGCCACGGCCACCGCGGCCACGCCTCCCCACCTCAAGGTGCTGACGTACAACACGTTCCTGATGAGCCAGAGCCTGTACCCGAACTGGGGCCAGGACCACCGGGCCCAGGCGATCCCCGCGGCCCCCTTCTTCCAGGGCAATGACGTCGTGGTGCTGCAGGAGGCGTTCGACAACACCGCGTCGGACGCGCTGAAGCGCAACGCCGCGGCCCAGTACCCCTACCAGACACCCGTCGTCGGCCGGAGCAAGGACGGATGGGACGCGACCGGCGGCTCGTACTCCTCGACCACGCCGGAGGACGGTGGCGTCACCCTCCTCAGCAAGTGGCCGATCCTGCACAAGGAGCAGTTCATCTACAAGGACGCGTGCGGCTCCGACTGGTGGTCCAACAAGGGCTTCGTGTATGCGGTGTTGGACGTGAACGGCACCAAGGTGCACGTCGTCGGCACCCACACCCAGTCGACGGACTCGGGGTGCGGTGCGGGAGAGGCGGTCAAGGACCGCGCCCTGCAGTTCAAGGCGATCAAGTCGTTCCTCGACGCCAAGAACGTCCCCGCGAGCGAAGAGGTCATGGTCGCCGGCGACTTCAACGTCGACTCGCACGGCTCCGAGTACGTGTCGATGCTCGCGAACGGCGGCCTGGTCGGCGCGGACTCGCGGACGGGTCACGCGTACTCCTTCGACACCGCCGAGAACTCGATCGCCCGTTTCCGCTATCCCACGGACCCGAGCGAGGACCTGGACTACGTCCTCCACGTCGCGGGTCACGCGCGCCCGTCCGACTGGAACAACAACGTGGTGCAGGAGTCCACCACGCCCTGGACGGTGAGCAGTTGGGGCACCGACTACACGTACTCGAACCTCAGCGACCACTATCCGCTCCAGGCGGGACGGACCGCCTGA
- a CDS encoding alpha/beta hydrolase, translating to MPRIRAGLAAVGAALLLLAAPAAPSAHADAPAPPVLADGFGLTQVGAATGSATNFVITVRTAEVAREHHIRILLPAGYADAPAKRYPVFYFLHGASDDPANPSVAYPALTRSTSMITVIPDGGPRGWYTNWLDQNTAAGAQNWENFHIGQVIPFIDANLRTLATKRARAVGGLSMGGFGALHYAQRHPDLFGQVATFSGADDLSVDHMVMRGAVVATLTNAGAPLCGNTADATCSLDFGPTVSSDAVFGTPYPVLGADWRWNEADPCAHMAALAGTGIAIYTGDGGGDPSGMEFWVESAARHAKDRLDALALPYHYVDYGNGSTWGADCHGGHESGCWAQDLVDYVPRLEAAFAGAAH from the coding sequence CTGCCGCGGATCAGGGCCGGGCTCGCCGCCGTCGGCGCCGCCCTTCTCCTGCTCGCCGCACCCGCCGCTCCCTCCGCCCACGCCGACGCTCCCGCGCCCCCGGTCCTGGCCGACGGGTTCGGCCTGACCCAGGTCGGCGCCGCCACCGGGAGCGCGACCAACTTCGTCATCACGGTCAGGACGGCCGAGGTCGCGCGGGAACACCACATCCGGATCCTGCTGCCCGCCGGCTACGCCGACGCGCCCGCCAAGCGCTATCCCGTCTTCTACTTCCTGCACGGTGCCTCCGACGACCCGGCCAATCCCTCGGTGGCCTATCCCGCCCTCACCCGATCCACCTCGATGATCACGGTCATCCCGGACGGCGGCCCCAGGGGCTGGTACACCAACTGGCTCGACCAGAACACCGCCGCCGGGGCGCAGAACTGGGAGAACTTCCACATCGGCCAGGTGATCCCGTTCATCGACGCCAACCTGCGCACCCTGGCGACCAAGCGGGCGCGGGCCGTGGGCGGGCTCTCCATGGGCGGCTTCGGCGCCCTGCACTACGCCCAGCGGCATCCGGACCTGTTCGGCCAGGTCGCCACGTTCTCCGGGGCCGACGACCTGTCGGTGGACCACATGGTGATGCGTGGCGCCGTGGTCGCCACCCTGACCAACGCCGGCGCCCCGCTGTGCGGCAACACCGCGGACGCCACCTGTTCCCTCGACTTCGGCCCCACGGTGTCGAGCGACGCCGTCTTCGGCACGCCGTACCCGGTGCTGGGCGCCGACTGGCGCTGGAACGAGGCGGATCCCTGCGCGCACATGGCGGCGCTGGCCGGGACGGGCATCGCGATCTACACCGGCGACGGCGGGGGCGACCCCTCCGGCATGGAGTTCTGGGTCGAGTCGGCGGCCCGGCACGCCAAGGACCGCCTGGACGCCCTCGCCCTGCCGTACCACTACGTGGACTACGGCAACGGATCCACCTGGGGCGCCGACTGCCACGGCGGACACGAGAGCGGTTGCTGGGCCCAGGACCTCGTGGACTACGTGCCCCGTCTCGAAGCGGCGTTCGCCGGTGCCGCCCACTGA
- a CDS encoding MerR family transcriptional regulator, with product MATETEEPTLTVDELAARAGVTVRTIRFYGTRGLLPPPVIGPRRVGHYGPAHLSRLALIEELQHHGMTLAAIERYLQQLPADLSAHDLAIHRAVVASWAPDTADDASLADLERRAGRPLSATDIDRLTAMNVLERIAGCTDTFRVDPGLLALGVQLLDVPIAHETILAARTVLMEHTRSAAHELTRLFRDEVWNPYRERESDPDHVEAMKSLSAHMQPMVLQALVTAFQRSLKEELRAAFGSAQSHPEA from the coding sequence ATGGCGACGGAGACCGAGGAGCCGACACTCACGGTCGACGAGCTGGCCGCGCGGGCCGGTGTCACCGTGCGCACCATCCGCTTCTACGGCACCCGCGGGCTGCTGCCGCCGCCCGTGATCGGGCCGCGCCGGGTCGGGCACTACGGGCCCGCCCATCTGTCCCGGCTCGCGCTGATCGAGGAGTTGCAGCACCACGGGATGACGCTGGCCGCGATCGAGCGCTACCTGCAGCAGTTGCCGGCCGACCTGAGCGCCCACGACCTGGCGATCCACCGGGCGGTGGTCGCCTCCTGGGCTCCCGACACGGCGGACGACGCGAGCCTGGCCGACCTGGAGCGGCGAGCCGGGCGACCGCTGTCCGCCACCGACATCGACCGGCTCACCGCGATGAACGTCCTGGAACGGATCGCGGGGTGCACCGACACCTTCCGCGTCGACCCGGGACTGCTCGCGCTGGGTGTACAGCTCCTGGACGTGCCCATCGCGCACGAGACGATCCTGGCGGCCCGCACGGTGCTGATGGAGCACACCCGCTCGGCCGCCCACGAGCTGACCCGGCTCTTCCGTGACGAGGTGTGGAACCCCTACCGGGAACGGGAGTCGGACCCCGACCACGTCGAGGCCATGAAATCGCTCTCCGCCCACATGCAGCCGATGGTGCTCCAGGCGCTCGTCACCGCCTTCCAGCGCTCCCTGAAGGAGGAGTTGCGGGCGGCGTTCGGCTCGGCCCAGAGCCACCCGGAGGCCTGA